The following proteins come from a genomic window of Myroides odoratus DSM 2801:
- a CDS encoding glutathione peroxidase codes for MKKYVLAFAFLALSPSIVKANEYLKQTSTMKETAKNQQTIYQFKVKDLYGNDFDFASLKGKKIMIVNTASECGLTPQYEQLQSLYEEFGGDNFVIIGFPANNFGNQEPGSNAEIATFCKANFGVTFPMMEKISVKGEDMAPIYQFLTEKKQNGFADSTVEWNFQKYLLDEKGHVVQVINPRILPNDAEIKEWIKKK; via the coding sequence ATGAAAAAATATGTTTTGGCTTTTGCATTCCTTGCACTTAGCCCATCAATTGTAAAAGCTAACGAATACCTAAAACAAACATCAACCATGAAAGAAACTGCAAAAAACCAGCAAACGATTTACCAATTCAAGGTAAAAGATTTGTATGGAAATGATTTTGACTTTGCCTCATTAAAAGGAAAAAAAATAATGATTGTCAACACAGCTTCTGAATGCGGCTTAACCCCTCAGTATGAGCAATTGCAAAGCTTATATGAAGAATTTGGAGGAGACAATTTTGTCATTATTGGATTTCCAGCGAATAACTTTGGCAACCAAGAGCCTGGATCTAATGCCGAAATTGCAACCTTTTGTAAAGCGAATTTTGGTGTGACTTTTCCTATGATGGAAAAAATATCAGTAAAAGGAGAAGATATGGCACCCATCTATCAATTCTTAACAGAGAAAAAACAAAATGGATTTGCTGACAGTACAGTGGAATGGAATTTTCAAAAGTACTTACTAGATGAAAAAGGTCATGTAGTACAAGTAATCAATCCGAGAATCCTGCCTAATGATGCTGAAATCAAGGAATGGATTAAAAAGAAATAA
- a CDS encoding OmpA family protein, which produces MRKAIVFLFLILAVTAQGKRKPSLKKADKYFARTTYVQAKDEYTRLLRGRHTPNYIYQQLALCYDELGLSVQAAQYYAKALEQDPALNVEFYYRLAYNLAQNGRYEAAEVAMRKFAKGAPEDARTHYFLQHAKEYPTAGANPSTYFVEESGINDSFYADHSVSWSTTDTLLFVSNRTKYKQKWVRRLFEVREKGTSLPNTGIYQAMIKSKDEPVYEHSLVRGRINRRFMDGQAVMHPSNKLIYFTSESYRHRKFRKNKTVKQRQGMMSLFWAERKGKKWRKIKVLPFVQEGFTYVNPFITPKGDYLYFASNQPGSIGGLDLWRVSIEEDGKTFGEPEHLGDRINTGYNEDYPFISGDNTLYFTSDRWGGYGGLDIYALDLNDSQAKPQNLGEGINTPKDDFNWVYNSQREYGFLSTNRIGRQDIYRVKPICGTQVSGVVQDGETKDVLAGVQLTFVDISRQVLAEVQTDAQGRFTVEVPCDKAYVIKVEKEEYFYKEEEGKSKKEETDLKPILLRKQVQPQIQDNKIVLNDIPFGFDQATITAVGAHELDRLVAFMQEHQTMRILIVAHTDQVGKEKYNKKLSQARADATAQYLYDKGIDAQRVETKGMGSSEPKVPCKTCTDEENQQNRRSEFIILQR; this is translated from the coding sequence ATGAGAAAAGCAATCGTGTTTTTGTTTTTGATTTTAGCTGTAACAGCACAAGGAAAGCGAAAACCCAGTTTAAAAAAAGCAGATAAGTATTTTGCTCGAACGACTTATGTTCAAGCGAAGGATGAGTATACGCGTCTATTGAGAGGACGCCATACACCAAACTACATCTATCAACAGTTAGCGTTGTGCTATGACGAGTTAGGACTTTCTGTTCAAGCCGCACAATATTATGCGAAAGCATTGGAACAAGACCCTGCTTTGAATGTTGAGTTTTATTATCGTTTGGCCTATAATTTGGCACAAAATGGACGATATGAAGCAGCAGAAGTAGCGATGCGAAAGTTTGCAAAAGGAGCTCCTGAGGATGCCCGCACCCATTATTTTTTACAACATGCAAAGGAATACCCTACAGCTGGGGCGAATCCTTCTACTTATTTTGTTGAAGAATCAGGCATTAATGATTCGTTTTATGCCGATCACAGTGTCTCTTGGTCTACAACAGATACCCTTTTATTTGTGTCTAATCGAACGAAATACAAACAAAAGTGGGTTCGTCGATTATTTGAGGTACGAGAAAAAGGAACTTCTTTACCCAATACGGGTATTTATCAAGCGATGATTAAATCAAAAGATGAACCTGTCTATGAACATAGTTTAGTACGCGGGCGTATCAATCGTCGTTTTATGGATGGACAAGCAGTTATGCATCCATCAAATAAGTTGATTTATTTTACTTCGGAAAGTTACCGTCACCGCAAGTTTAGAAAAAACAAAACAGTGAAACAACGCCAGGGGATGATGAGTTTATTTTGGGCAGAGCGAAAAGGGAAGAAATGGAGAAAGATTAAGGTATTGCCTTTTGTACAAGAAGGTTTTACCTATGTTAATCCATTTATTACTCCCAAAGGAGATTACCTTTATTTTGCTTCTAATCAACCGGGTAGTATTGGCGGATTAGATCTTTGGAGAGTGTCCATTGAAGAAGATGGAAAGACTTTTGGAGAACCAGAACACCTTGGTGATCGAATCAATACAGGATATAACGAGGACTATCCTTTTATTAGCGGAGATAATACCCTTTATTTTACGTCAGATCGTTGGGGCGGATATGGCGGATTGGATATTTACGCCTTAGATTTAAATGACTCACAAGCGAAACCTCAAAATCTAGGAGAGGGAATCAATACCCCGAAGGATGATTTTAATTGGGTATACAATAGTCAGCGCGAATATGGTTTCCTTTCAACGAATCGCATTGGTAGGCAAGATATTTATCGCGTAAAGCCAATTTGTGGTACTCAAGTAAGTGGTGTCGTTCAAGATGGAGAAACAAAAGACGTTTTAGCAGGAGTTCAGCTGACTTTTGTCGATATTTCTCGTCAAGTTCTAGCGGAAGTGCAAACGGATGCTCAAGGGCGATTTACTGTTGAGGTACCTTGTGATAAAGCGTATGTGATAAAAGTAGAAAAAGAGGAATACTTTTATAAAGAAGAGGAGGGAAAGAGTAAAAAAGAAGAGACAGATTTGAAACCAATTCTGTTGAGAAAGCAAGTACAACCTCAAATTCAAGATAATAAAATTGTGTTGAATGACATTCCTTTTGGGTTTGATCAGGCGACAATTACAGCAGTAGGTGCGCATGAGTTGGATCGTTTAGTAGCCTTTATGCAAGAGCATCAAACGATGCGTATTCTCATTGTTGCGCATACGGATCAAGTGGGGAAAGAGAAGTACAACAAAAAGCTATCACAGGCCAGAGCTGATGCAACAGCCCAGTATTTATATGACAAAGGCATTGATGCCCAACGAGTAGAAACAAAGGGCATGGGCAGTAGTGAGCCAAAAGTGCCATGTAAAACTTGTACAGACGAAGAAAATCAACAAAATAGACGTTCGGAGTTTATTATTCTCCAGCGATAA
- the menD gene encoding 2-succinyl-5-enolpyruvyl-6-hydroxy-3-cyclohexene-1-carboxylic-acid synthase: MVYPTIPLAQSIIELCKAKKLTNVVISPGSRNAPLTIGFTNDPFFTCYSIADERCAAFFGMGLAQQTHIPTILVCTSGSALLNYYPAVAEAFYSQIPLIVLSADRPLHKIDIGDGQTIRQQNVYQNHILYSANLTEDANSTNDQLINTAINTAITAQGPVHINAPFEEPLYQTTEQRSVNPIVEEPQFPALPAVDYDYYAKQWNKATKKLILVGSLAPHTVTDDVIAKLTADGSTLFLAETISNIQAPSVINAIDRLVIPMDDEALQNLQPDILLTFGGMVVSKKIKQFLRQYAPKQHWHVDTLRHYDTYDCLTDRIYTDAQSFLTQLTANTQPISSTYSNWANAIMVTRNTQHKQHLHDAIFSDFTALDSIVSQLPKNSQIQVSNSAVIRYVQLLPVDSSIEVFCNRGTSGIDGCTSTAIGAAIGSGKSTVLLTGDISFFYDSNALWNAYVPKDFKIVLINNGGGGIFRTLPGHQENEVFNTYFETTHQHTAQHLAAMYDWAYFQADTTEALSTQAQAFFNTSDRPAILEVNTPTFLNDEVFKKYYRNM; the protein is encoded by the coding sequence ATGGTTTACCCTACTATACCGCTTGCGCAAAGCATTATTGAACTTTGTAAAGCAAAAAAACTAACAAACGTTGTTATATCGCCAGGATCTCGTAATGCCCCCTTGACTATTGGGTTTACTAACGATCCTTTTTTTACTTGTTATAGTATTGCAGATGAACGCTGTGCAGCCTTTTTCGGTATGGGACTTGCACAACAAACGCATATACCTACAATTCTAGTGTGTACCTCTGGTTCTGCTTTATTAAACTATTATCCCGCAGTGGCTGAAGCCTTTTACAGTCAAATTCCCTTGATTGTTTTATCTGCAGATAGGCCCCTACATAAAATTGATATTGGAGATGGACAAACGATACGCCAACAAAATGTGTATCAGAACCATATATTATATAGCGCTAATTTAACAGAGGACGCTAATTCAACCAACGATCAGCTGATCAATACCGCGATTAATACAGCGATTACTGCACAAGGGCCCGTGCATATCAATGCTCCCTTTGAGGAACCCCTGTACCAAACGACGGAGCAACGAAGCGTAAATCCTATCGTTGAGGAGCCTCAGTTTCCTGCTTTACCTGCTGTTGATTACGATTACTATGCAAAGCAATGGAACAAAGCGACTAAAAAACTGATTCTAGTGGGTAGTCTTGCTCCTCATACAGTAACGGACGATGTCATTGCAAAACTAACTGCAGATGGATCTACCCTATTTTTAGCAGAGACCATTAGCAATATTCAAGCACCTAGTGTAATCAACGCCATTGATCGTTTGGTTATTCCGATGGATGATGAAGCCTTACAAAACTTACAACCCGATATTTTATTGACATTTGGTGGCATGGTGGTTAGCAAAAAAATCAAGCAATTCTTACGCCAATATGCTCCTAAGCAACATTGGCATGTGGACACGCTACGTCATTACGATACCTATGATTGCCTGACGGACCGCATCTATACAGATGCCCAATCTTTTCTGACTCAGTTGACAGCCAATACACAGCCTATTTCCTCCACTTATAGTAACTGGGCCAATGCTATTATGGTAACGCGTAACACTCAACATAAGCAACACCTACACGATGCTATTTTCTCTGATTTTACCGCTCTTGATTCCATTGTGAGTCAATTGCCTAAAAACAGTCAAATACAAGTGAGTAACAGTGCAGTTATACGCTATGTACAACTATTGCCAGTCGATTCGAGTATAGAGGTATTTTGCAATAGAGGAACGAGTGGTATAGACGGTTGTACTTCCACTGCCATTGGTGCTGCTATCGGATCTGGAAAATCAACAGTACTCTTAACAGGAGATATTAGCTTCTTTTACGACAGCAATGCCTTGTGGAATGCTTACGTTCCCAAAGACTTTAAAATCGTCCTAATCAACAACGGAGGAGGTGGAATTTTTAGAACGCTTCCAGGACATCAAGAAAATGAAGTCTTTAATACGTATTTTGAAACTACGCATCAACATACCGCTCAACATCTAGCAGCCATGTATGATTGGGCTTATTTTCAAGCGGATACAACTGAAGCTTTATCAACACAAGCACAAGCCTTTTTCAATACGTCAGATCGACCTGCTATTCTCGAGGTAAATACCCCTACCTTCCTCAATGATGAAGTATTTAAAAAATATTATCGCAATATGTAA